A region of Myxococcus stipitatus DSM 14675 DNA encodes the following proteins:
- a CDS encoding methyl-accepting chemotaxis protein, giving the protein MTHSLAARLTATITLVILVLTALCVTFTGVVLRSRMNTALAQSLTQDEAAWSRLIAQEARTLKVLLRSVAAHERLRSLLSGAAVDARALQAFADEQKVLVSVELFLVANPEGALLAGSAPGPLPSLPGLVKSGAPGVLFVGDWPYWVVSRPVEVEGRGVGHLVLGSRFDEAPLRDLRGQRGVELLLHAGGRMVAGTVDPAAARGLLVAARTAKEGRVEVANTRFRVLSQPVGPGLELVLARDEEEEASRFGATVLIIVGVGLFTALAAGGAIFLLVRRLTRPLRSLTAAAERVVAEGDFRGTLEVGSEDEIGRLAASFAEMMVRLRSLLMALKGSAEQLESAATQLTESASVQNEAVSQQAIALHEVQIAAQQLQESSRSAARRVETIQREAEKASGFGQAGEEAVRGSVGGLTHIRSHVEQIGRTVTELHQRTRLVGDITRTVKDLADQSNVLALNASIEAARSGDQGRAFSVVARQMRSLADQSAGATTRVQGILGDIGRAITDAVRISEGGAREVEGGLDQVRAAGESLRSLADIIQSNGQTVRSISEAVRQQDAGIAELFAALSSMADVADQIVDRMAASEQAAVQLSAASGELSAIVGRYQI; this is encoded by the coding sequence ATGACGCACAGCCTCGCCGCTCGTCTGACCGCGACCATCACCCTGGTCATCCTGGTCCTCACCGCGCTGTGCGTGACTTTCACGGGCGTCGTCTTGCGCTCGCGGATGAACACGGCGCTCGCGCAATCGCTCACCCAGGACGAAGCCGCCTGGAGCCGCCTCATCGCCCAGGAGGCGAGGACGCTGAAGGTGCTCCTGCGCAGCGTGGCCGCGCACGAGCGGCTCCGCTCGCTGCTCTCCGGCGCGGCGGTGGACGCGCGGGCGCTCCAGGCCTTCGCCGACGAGCAGAAGGTGCTCGTCTCGGTGGAGCTCTTCCTCGTCGCGAATCCGGAGGGCGCGCTGCTCGCGGGCTCCGCTCCGGGGCCGCTGCCGTCGCTCCCGGGGCTCGTGAAGTCGGGGGCGCCCGGCGTGCTCTTCGTCGGGGACTGGCCCTACTGGGTGGTGTCCCGTCCCGTGGAGGTGGAGGGGCGCGGCGTGGGGCACCTGGTGCTGGGGAGCCGGTTCGACGAGGCGCCGCTGCGGGACTTGAGAGGGCAGCGGGGTGTGGAGCTGCTCCTGCACGCGGGCGGGCGGATGGTGGCGGGGACGGTGGACCCGGCGGCCGCGCGCGGGCTGCTGGTGGCCGCGCGCACGGCGAAGGAGGGGCGCGTGGAGGTGGCGAACACGCGCTTCCGGGTGCTGAGCCAGCCGGTGGGCCCGGGGCTGGAGCTGGTGCTGGCGCGGGATGAGGAGGAGGAAGCGTCGCGCTTCGGCGCCACGGTGCTCATCATCGTGGGCGTGGGGCTCTTCACGGCGCTGGCAGCGGGTGGGGCCATCTTCCTGCTGGTGCGGCGACTGACGCGGCCGTTGCGCTCCTTGACGGCGGCGGCGGAGCGGGTGGTGGCGGAGGGGGACTTCCGGGGCACGCTGGAGGTGGGCTCGGAGGATGAGATTGGCCGGCTGGCCGCGTCGTTCGCGGAGATGATGGTGCGGCTGCGCTCGCTGTTGATGGCGCTCAAGGGCTCCGCGGAGCAGCTGGAGTCCGCAGCGACGCAGCTCACCGAGTCCGCGTCCGTGCAGAACGAGGCCGTGTCACAGCAGGCCATCGCGCTGCACGAGGTGCAGATTGCCGCGCAGCAGCTCCAGGAGTCCTCGCGGTCCGCGGCCCGGCGCGTGGAGACCATCCAGCGCGAGGCGGAGAAGGCGAGCGGCTTCGGCCAGGCGGGTGAAGAGGCGGTGCGAGGCAGCGTGGGCGGGCTCACGCACATCCGCTCGCACGTCGAGCAGATTGGCCGCACCGTCACCGAGCTGCATCAGCGCACGCGGCTGGTGGGCGACATCACCCGGACGGTGAAGGACCTGGCGGACCAGTCCAACGTGCTGGCGCTGAATGCCTCCATCGAGGCGGCGCGCAGTGGAGACCAGGGCCGTGCCTTCTCCGTGGTGGCGCGGCAGATGCGCTCGCTCGCGGACCAGTCCGCGGGCGCGACGACGCGGGTGCAGGGCATCCTGGGCGACATCGGCCGGGCCATCACCGACGCCGTGCGCATCAGCGAGGGCGGCGCGCGCGAGGTGGAGGGCGGCCTGGACCAGGTGCGCGCGGCGGGGGAGAGCCTCCGCTCGCTGGCGGACATCATCCAGAGCAATGGCCAGACGGTGCGCAGCATCTCCGAGGCCGTGCGGCAGCAGGACGCGGGCATCGCGGAGCTGTTCGCCGCGCTCAGCTCCATGGCGGACGTGGCGGACCAGATTGTCGACCGGATGGCGGCCAGTGAGCAGGCCGCCGTCCAGCTCTCCGCCGCCTCCGGCGAGCTGAGCGCCATCGTGGGGCGCTATCAGATTTAG
- a CDS encoding SDR family NAD(P)-dependent oxidoreductase — protein sequence MTTTQKSVVVTGASRGIGRAVALAFAREGYRVWALARAAEALESLAQEGGAAIHPLVVDVADEAALVAATKKILAEGTPRVLVNNAGITVSAPLTKTRTEDLARVMAVNVTAPFILCRELMPAMAQAGGGRVINIGSMAAVRGMKYTSAYCASKHALLGLTRALAAEYAKKQVTVNAVNPGWVETDMFTHATAAISKTTGRSGEEAREALASMNAMGRIIQPEEVAALCLFLASDAAGGITGAAHAIDGGELG from the coding sequence ATGACGACGACCCAGAAGAGCGTGGTGGTAACGGGTGCGAGCCGAGGCATCGGCCGCGCGGTGGCGCTGGCCTTCGCCCGTGAGGGCTATCGCGTCTGGGCCCTGGCCCGCGCGGCGGAGGCGCTGGAGTCCCTGGCCCAGGAGGGCGGCGCCGCCATCCATCCGCTCGTCGTGGACGTCGCGGACGAGGCCGCGCTCGTGGCGGCGACGAAGAAGATTCTCGCGGAAGGGACACCTCGCGTGCTGGTGAACAACGCGGGCATCACCGTGTCCGCGCCGCTGACCAAGACGCGCACCGAGGACCTGGCGCGGGTGATGGCCGTCAACGTCACGGCGCCCTTCATCCTCTGTCGGGAGCTGATGCCCGCCATGGCCCAGGCCGGAGGGGGCCGCGTCATCAACATCGGCTCCATGGCCGCCGTGCGCGGCATGAAGTACACGTCCGCCTACTGCGCGTCCAAGCATGCGCTCCTGGGCCTCACGCGGGCGCTCGCGGCGGAGTACGCCAAGAAGCAGGTGACGGTGAACGCGGTGAATCCGGGCTGGGTGGAGACGGACATGTTCACCCACGCCACGGCGGCCATCTCGAAGACGACGGGCCGCTCCGGCGAGGAGGCGCGCGAGGCGCTGGCCTCGATGAACGCCATGGGCCGCATCATCCAGCCCGAGGAGGTGGCCGCGCTGTGCCTCTTCCTCGCGTCGGACGCGGCGGGCGGAATCACCGGCGCCGCGCACGCCATCGACGGCGGCGAGCTGGGCTGA
- a CDS encoding acyl-CoA dehydrogenase family protein, whose protein sequence is MARADITDLFLLDDLLSPEEKAVRDTVAAFVDREVLPIIGGHFRDGTFPRHLIPPLAEMGVLGANLQGYGCAGLNTVSYGLILQELERGDSGLRSFASVQGSLCMFPIHAYGSDEQKARFLPAMARGQVIGCFGLTEPDFGSNPGGMRTRARKDGDDYILNGTKTWITNGAIADVAVVWAKTEDGGPESVRGFLVEKGMPGFTTRDIPGKFSLRASITSELSLQDVRVPARNLLPGVKGLRGPLSCLNNARLGIAFAVTGAAIACFEGAREYALSRTSFNGKSVASYQLTQEKLADMLQDIVKAQLVGLRVARLKDEGKVTPVMVSLAKRNNVKSALDIARVARSIYGANGITDAYPPVRHMLNLESVFTYEGTHEVHTLVLGKAITGLDAFD, encoded by the coding sequence ATGGCACGCGCGGACATCACGGACCTGTTCCTGCTCGACGACTTGCTGTCCCCCGAGGAGAAGGCCGTGCGCGACACGGTGGCGGCCTTCGTGGACCGGGAGGTGCTGCCCATCATCGGCGGGCACTTCCGCGACGGGACGTTCCCCCGCCACCTCATCCCCCCGCTCGCGGAGATGGGCGTCTTGGGCGCGAACCTCCAGGGGTACGGCTGCGCGGGGCTGAACACCGTGAGCTATGGCCTCATCCTCCAGGAGCTGGAGCGCGGGGACTCGGGGCTGCGCTCCTTCGCCTCGGTGCAGGGCTCGCTCTGCATGTTCCCCATCCATGCCTACGGAAGCGATGAGCAGAAGGCGCGCTTCCTGCCGGCCATGGCCCGGGGGCAGGTCATCGGCTGCTTCGGCCTCACGGAGCCCGACTTCGGCTCCAACCCCGGAGGCATGCGCACCCGCGCACGCAAGGACGGGGACGACTACATCCTCAACGGCACCAAGACCTGGATCACCAACGGCGCCATCGCCGACGTCGCCGTGGTGTGGGCGAAGACGGAGGACGGCGGCCCCGAGTCCGTCCGAGGCTTCCTGGTGGAGAAGGGCATGCCCGGCTTCACCACGCGGGACATCCCCGGCAAGTTCTCCCTGCGCGCGTCCATCACCAGCGAGCTGTCCCTCCAGGACGTGCGAGTGCCCGCGCGCAACCTGCTGCCCGGAGTGAAGGGCCTCCGAGGTCCGCTGTCCTGCCTCAACAACGCGCGGCTGGGCATCGCCTTCGCCGTCACGGGCGCGGCCATCGCGTGCTTCGAGGGCGCGCGCGAGTACGCGCTCTCCCGGACGTCGTTCAACGGCAAGTCCGTGGCCAGCTACCAGCTCACGCAGGAGAAGCTGGCGGACATGCTCCAGGACATCGTGAAGGCGCAGCTCGTCGGCCTGCGCGTGGCGCGGCTCAAGGACGAGGGCAAGGTGACGCCCGTCATGGTGAGCCTGGCCAAGCGCAACAACGTGAAGAGCGCGCTGGATATCGCGCGGGTGGCGCGGAGCATCTACGGCGCCAACGGCATCACCGACGCGTATCCGCCCGTGCGCCACATGCTGAATCTTGAGTCCGTCTTCACCTACGAGGGCACCCACGAGGTGCACACGCTGGTGCTGGGCAAGGCCATCACCGGACTGGACGCCTTCGACTGA
- a CDS encoding DUF2058 family protein → MQNLRDKLLKAGLVTEEQSKKATDAAASQAEARRAPSQEGGRSGGSRPPPRRDDNRTSGGPPPRGEDRGPREGGARPSGGRPPGGGGGPRHGGGSFRPSGGGSSGGGGSSAPHHGRPAPTERPIPKLPPMPGSKAYQRAESKRQVELDKALRELVMGAQVPQEAGETAFYFMTRKGKLRRLELTPEQAKRLEDGELAVVERPDPAQIEHALVPSSAAEQMFALSKKAVRFLNRKDSPIGFMNDEELKAQQAAEAAGTAPELPDEPETDGGEEAPAEAASVEAPTPEGGENQG, encoded by the coding sequence ATGCAGAACCTGCGCGACAAGTTGTTGAAGGCGGGCCTCGTCACCGAGGAACAATCCAAGAAGGCCACCGATGCGGCCGCCAGCCAGGCGGAAGCCCGGAGGGCCCCATCCCAGGAGGGCGGCCGCTCCGGCGGTAGCCGTCCCCCGCCTCGGCGTGATGACAACCGGACATCCGGTGGCCCTCCGCCCCGAGGCGAGGACCGAGGCCCCCGCGAGGGCGGTGCTCGCCCCAGCGGTGGTCGTCCCCCCGGTGGTGGCGGTGGACCTCGCCATGGCGGTGGCTCCTTCCGGCCGAGCGGTGGTGGAAGCAGCGGCGGTGGCGGGAGCAGTGCGCCCCACCACGGACGCCCGGCCCCCACCGAGCGGCCCATCCCCAAGCTGCCCCCCATGCCGGGCTCCAAGGCCTACCAGCGCGCGGAGTCCAAGCGCCAGGTGGAGCTGGACAAGGCGCTGCGCGAGCTCGTCATGGGCGCTCAGGTGCCCCAGGAGGCGGGTGAGACGGCGTTCTACTTCATGACCCGCAAGGGCAAGCTGCGCCGGCTGGAGCTGACGCCGGAGCAGGCCAAGCGGCTGGAGGACGGCGAGCTCGCGGTGGTGGAGCGTCCGGACCCCGCGCAAATCGAGCACGCGCTGGTGCCCTCCTCGGCGGCGGAGCAGATGTTCGCGCTCTCGAAGAAGGCGGTGCGCTTCCTCAACCGGAAGGACAGCCCCATCGGCTTCATGAACGACGAGGAGCTCAAGGCGCAGCAGGCGGCGGAGGCCGCAGGCACCGCGCCGGAGCTTCCCGACGAGCCCGAGACGGACGGCGGCGAAGAGGCCCCGGCCGAGGCGGCTTCCGTCGAGGCGCCGACGCCCGAGGGCGGCGAGAACCAGGGCTGA
- a CDS encoding RluA family pseudouridine synthase produces the protein MKRRTFRVEGAGVGRAVVDAVAQELGLSVEQARGLVDVGAVYVAGRRCREAKTRLVQGQVVGVVLEEGGRSPLAEAPRAPSFRVLFEDEEVLAVDKPAGLPAQPTEARVGGSLVDQVSAYLGREAGLVHRLDRETSGVTVFGKEPRATSALAAEFRHGSARKRYVAATGPGLPASGTVDLPLSRDPSRPGRWRATRAANGVPALTHFRTLYAGAEFCVVELLPQTGRTHQLRAHLTALGAPILGDSRYGGAARVGGVEVARCLLHAQALELLHPRWERPIRMEAPVPEDLMRFFTLAGVEVPSGAVPLK, from the coding sequence GTGAAGCGTCGGACATTCCGGGTGGAAGGCGCGGGAGTGGGGCGGGCCGTGGTGGACGCGGTGGCCCAGGAGCTCGGCCTGTCCGTGGAGCAGGCGCGCGGGTTGGTGGACGTGGGCGCGGTGTACGTGGCCGGGCGTCGCTGCCGGGAGGCGAAGACGCGGCTGGTGCAGGGGCAGGTGGTGGGGGTGGTGCTGGAGGAGGGGGGGCGGAGTCCGCTGGCGGAGGCGCCGCGGGCTCCCTCGTTCCGGGTGCTGTTCGAGGATGAGGAGGTGCTCGCGGTGGACAAGCCCGCGGGGCTCCCGGCGCAGCCGACGGAGGCGCGGGTGGGCGGGAGCCTGGTGGACCAGGTGAGTGCGTACCTGGGACGCGAGGCGGGGTTGGTGCACCGGTTGGACCGGGAGACGTCGGGGGTGACGGTGTTCGGGAAGGAGCCGCGCGCGACGTCCGCGCTGGCGGCGGAGTTCCGGCATGGGAGTGCGCGCAAGCGCTATGTGGCGGCGACGGGGCCTGGGTTGCCGGCCTCGGGGACGGTGGACCTGCCGCTGTCGAGGGACCCTTCGCGTCCGGGGCGGTGGCGTGCGACGCGTGCGGCCAATGGAGTGCCCGCGCTGACGCACTTCCGCACGCTGTATGCGGGGGCGGAGTTCTGCGTGGTGGAGTTGCTGCCTCAGACGGGGCGCACCCACCAGCTGCGGGCGCACCTGACGGCGCTGGGGGCGCCGATTCTGGGCGACTCGCGTTATGGGGGCGCGGCGCGGGTGGGTGGGGTGGAGGTGGCGCGGTGCTTGTTGCATGCGCAGGCGCTGGAGTTGCTGCATCCGCGCTGGGAGCGGCCGATTCGCATGGAGGCTCCGGTGCCCGAGGACCTGATGCGCTTCTTCACGCTCGCGGGGGTGGAGGTTCCGAGCGGGGCCGTGCCCTTGAAGTAG